From one Ignavibacteria bacterium genomic stretch:
- the rpmI gene encoding 50S ribosomal protein L35, giving the protein MPKMKTSSGAKKRFSITGSGAIKRQKAYKSHILTSKSRKRKRNLRQNTLVHPSNEKLILHALALR; this is encoded by the coding sequence ATGCCGAAAATGAAAACAAGCTCAGGCGCCAAGAAACGCTTCAGCATAACGGGAAGTGGCGCCATCAAACGGCAAAAGGCGTACAAAAGCCACATTCTCACCAGCAAATCTCGCAAACGCAAACGTAACCTGCGCCAGAATACGCTAGTTCATCCATCAAATGAAAAGCTTATTCTTCACGCACTGGCATTACGGTAA
- the rplT gene encoding 50S ribosomal protein L20 yields MARAKNKVAAHQKKKKYFKLAKGYWGARSKVWTIVRDHVEKGLTYAYRDRRNKKRTFRSLWIVRINAAARLNGTTYSNLMHGLKKSNISINRKVLADLAMNHPDAFAAIVKQVG; encoded by the coding sequence ATGGCAAGGGCAAAAAACAAAGTAGCGGCGCATCAGAAAAAGAAGAAGTACTTCAAGCTCGCAAAGGGCTACTGGGGCGCCAGAAGTAAGGTTTGGACAATTGTTCGCGATCATGTCGAGAAGGGGCTTACCTATGCCTATCGAGATCGCCGGAACAAAAAGCGCACATTCCGTTCACTTTGGATTGTTCGGATTAATGCTGCAGCCAGACTTAACGGTACCACCTATTCTAACCTCATGCACGGACTAAAGAAAAGCAATATCTCGATAAACCGTAAGGTGCTCGCCGATCTTGCAATGAATCATCCGGATGCATTTGCCGCAATTGTAAAGCAAGTGGGGTAA
- the pheS gene encoding phenylalanine--tRNA ligase subunit alpha, translating to MLDRVAQLRAVLEMELSQISTVEQADGFRLRHLVRKGTVQQMIDEMRSLPTSEKPAVGRELNVLKAHVETEFATINARLQQNRKQQPTIDASLPARRTGHGSVHPIVATIQRVVDIFGRMGFSVAHGPDVEDERHNFSSLNFPDDHPARDMQDTFFVQSNPATLLLRTHTSSVQVRVMETVAPPIRCIMPGRVYRNEAVSSRSLAEFHQVEGLYIDRNVSMADLKGTITAFARQFYSADARFRFRTSYFPFTEPSLEVDMSCFLCKGEGCRICKHSGWLEIAGCGMVHPNVLVSAGINPEEYTGFAFGFGLERIVMMQTGIDDIRLLYQNDVRVLQQL from the coding sequence ATGCTGGACCGTGTTGCACAGCTTCGGGCTGTCCTGGAGATGGAACTTTCGCAGATCAGTACTGTGGAACAGGCTGACGGCTTCCGGCTACGACATCTTGTACGCAAGGGTACGGTACAACAGATGATTGATGAAATGCGCTCTCTGCCGACATCAGAAAAACCTGCTGTAGGCAGAGAGTTAAATGTTCTGAAGGCTCATGTTGAAACTGAATTTGCCACGATAAACGCACGATTGCAGCAGAACCGGAAACAGCAACCTACCATTGATGCTTCGCTTCCGGCCCGCAGAACCGGGCATGGCTCGGTTCACCCCATTGTGGCCACAATTCAGCGTGTGGTTGATATTTTCGGACGCATGGGGTTCTCGGTTGCGCACGGACCCGATGTAGAAGACGAGCGGCATAATTTTTCAAGCCTGAACTTCCCGGACGACCATCCTGCACGAGACATGCAGGATACGTTCTTCGTGCAGTCCAACCCTGCAACTCTGTTACTGCGCACGCATACTTCAAGCGTGCAGGTGCGTGTCATGGAAACTGTTGCTCCGCCCATCAGATGTATTATGCCCGGCAGAGTATACCGAAACGAAGCTGTTTCGTCACGGTCACTTGCCGAGTTTCATCAGGTTGAAGGGCTGTATATTGATAGGAATGTGAGTATGGCTGACCTAAAAGGCACCATTACTGCATTCGCTCGGCAATTCTACTCGGCTGATGCACGGTTCCGCTTTCGAACCAGTTACTTTCCGTTTACTGAACCAAGTCTTGAAGTTGATATGAGCTGCTTCCTATGCAAGGGCGAAGGATGCCGGATTTGTAAACATTCGGGTTGGCTGGAGATTGCAGGTTGCGGCATGGTTCATCCCAATGTGCTTGTTTCTGCCGGCATCAACCCCGAGGAATACACTGGTTTCGCATTTGGCTTTGGCCTTGAACGGATAGTGATGATGCAAACCGGTATCGACGATATTCGATTACTGTATCAAAACGATGTGCGAGTGTTGCAGCAATTGTAA
- a CDS encoding ABC transporter ATP-binding protein, with protein MTVLHAENVSKSFFPEGQAATRVLRNVTFSCKRGEFVAVMGPSGAGKSTLLHILASLDTVDEGTIQLVTDQVYCYQKLTPRKLATMRNRYLGIVYQFHHLLPEFSAIENVMMPMLIAGKPKAEAHKRAHILLEHVGLLHRTEHHPLRLSGGEQQRVAIARALANAPAVLLADEPTGNLDTDNANQIVALFSSLQNEYNVSIIVATHSIELAHHANRIVRLQDGTIVE; from the coding sequence ATGACGGTACTACACGCCGAAAACGTCTCCAAATCATTTTTCCCCGAAGGACAGGCTGCAACCCGGGTATTGCGAAATGTTACGTTCTCCTGTAAGCGGGGTGAGTTTGTTGCAGTGATGGGGCCTAGCGGTGCTGGTAAAAGCACATTGCTGCATATCCTGGCATCGTTAGATACCGTGGATGAAGGAACTATTCAGCTTGTGACGGATCAGGTTTACTGTTACCAGAAACTAACTCCGCGAAAGCTCGCCACGATGCGCAACCGTTACCTTGGCATTGTTTACCAGTTTCATCATCTGCTCCCGGAATTTTCGGCTATCGAAAATGTTATGATGCCAATGCTTATTGCAGGAAAGCCCAAGGCCGAGGCACACAAGCGAGCACACATTCTTTTAGAGCATGTTGGATTACTGCACAGAACAGAACATCATCCCTTGCGCTTAAGCGGTGGTGAACAGCAGCGGGTTGCCATTGCAAGAGCACTGGCGAACGCTCCGGCAGTATTGCTGGCCGATGAACCAACCGGGAATCTGGATACTGATAATGCCAATCAAATCGTTGCTCTGTTTAGTAGCTTGCAAAACGAGTATAACGTCAGCATTATCGTTGCCACTCATAGCATCGAGTTGGCTCATCATGCAAACAGGATTGTTAGGCTTCAGGATGGTACGATCGTTGAATAG
- the rimO gene encoding 30S ribosomal protein S12 methylthiotransferase RimO yields MNVHIITLGCSKNTVDSETLTGTLQANGLTVVNDADSASAIVINTCGFIDQAKSESIQTILEAAELKKNGGIDTLIVAGCLSARYANDLRNEIPEVDHVFGTEAYEGIAKALSPDLKYSLLGERTVSTPRGYAYLKISEGCDRPCSFCAIPLMRGSHRSIPEHDILRQARSLVSQGAKELILIAQDLTFYGLDRTGKRTLANLLQMLANESGAEWIRCMYSFPSGFPMDVIDVMAANDNICNYLDIPLQHASNELLQSMRRGITRERTTDLLNKIREKIPDITLRSTFIVGYPSETEQHVDELADFLQQHQLDRVGFFPYSREDDTHAFSLGDPIAPEVKEQRIARLMAVQSEISLEKNIQKISTVKKTLVEEKINSEWLGRTESDAPEVDNEVYIRSAIPLTPGEFVNVAITDADEFTLFGNLA; encoded by the coding sequence ATGAACGTTCATATCATAACATTAGGCTGCAGCAAGAACACGGTTGACAGTGAAACACTCACCGGTACATTACAGGCCAACGGTCTTACTGTTGTCAATGATGCCGACTCCGCGAGTGCCATTGTTATTAACACATGCGGGTTTATCGACCAGGCAAAATCAGAAAGTATTCAAACAATCCTCGAAGCAGCCGAACTCAAGAAGAACGGTGGTATTGACACGCTCATCGTAGCCGGGTGTTTGTCGGCACGATATGCTAACGACCTTAGGAACGAAATTCCCGAGGTTGATCACGTGTTTGGAACCGAAGCCTACGAAGGAATTGCCAAGGCCTTATCACCTGACTTGAAGTACTCTCTGCTTGGCGAACGAACCGTCTCGACACCACGGGGCTATGCCTATCTGAAAATTTCAGAAGGGTGCGACAGACCCTGCAGTTTTTGTGCAATACCGCTTATGCGCGGCAGCCATCGCAGTATCCCGGAACATGACATCCTGCGCCAAGCCAGGAGCCTTGTTTCACAAGGAGCTAAAGAGCTGATATTGATAGCTCAGGATCTCACGTTTTACGGCTTAGACCGGACAGGAAAGCGCACTCTGGCCAACCTGCTACAAATGCTTGCAAACGAAAGCGGAGCTGAATGGATACGGTGCATGTATTCATTTCCAAGTGGTTTCCCGATGGATGTGATAGACGTCATGGCTGCCAATGATAATATTTGCAACTACCTTGACATCCCCTTACAGCATGCCAGCAATGAGCTCCTGCAAAGTATGCGGCGTGGGATTACACGGGAACGAACAACTGATTTACTAAATAAAATCAGAGAAAAAATACCGGACATCACACTGCGCAGTACGTTTATTGTTGGTTACCCATCCGAAACAGAGCAGCATGTTGATGAATTAGCCGACTTTTTACAGCAACACCAGCTCGATCGGGTTGGCTTTTTCCCTTACTCACGGGAGGATGACACACACGCATTCAGCCTGGGTGACCCAATTGCCCCTGAAGTCAAGGAGCAACGGATTGCACGCCTCATGGCAGTACAGTCCGAAATTTCACTTGAAAAAAACATTCAGAAAATCAGTACCGTCAAGAAGACGCTGGTGGAAGAAAAAATCAATTCGGAATGGCTGGGCAGAACCGAGTCCGACGCACCCGAAGTTGATAATGAGGTGTACATCCGGTCAGCCATACCATTAACGCCCGGCGAATTTGTTAATGTGGCGATTACGGACGCCGATGAGTTTACGCTGTTTGGCAATCTTGCTTAG
- the coaD gene encoding pantetheine-phosphate adenylyltransferase: MQKTAMYPGSFDPITNGHVDVIQRAASMFGSVTIVIARNSKKTPLFSEEERLYMATEALKHLSNVTVQLHSGLVVDYARNHNIPVIIRGLRAVTDFEYEFQIALMNRKIAPDINTIFLMPHERYTYLNSSIVRELGKYHQNLTEFVPPVVASLIQKKFPQTA, from the coding sequence ATGCAAAAAACTGCAATGTACCCGGGGTCGTTTGACCCTATCACTAACGGACATGTTGATGTGATTCAAAGAGCAGCATCCATGTTTGGAAGCGTCACCATTGTTATCGCCCGCAACAGTAAGAAAACACCGCTCTTTAGTGAAGAAGAGCGATTATACATGGCTACTGAGGCACTGAAGCACCTCTCCAATGTTACTGTTCAGCTTCATTCGGGCCTTGTGGTTGACTATGCGCGCAACCACAATATCCCGGTGATCATCCGCGGGCTTCGGGCTGTAACTGACTTTGAGTATGAGTTTCAGATTGCCTTAATGAACAGGAAAATCGCGCCTGACATTAACACGATATTCCTGATGCCGCACGAGCGCTATACCTATCTGAACAGCTCGATCGTGCGGGAACTTGGTAAATACCACCAAAACCTGACTGAGTTCGTACCACCGGTTGTTGCATCACTGATTCAAAAGAAATTTCCACAAACCGCATGA
- a CDS encoding RsmD family RNA methyltransferase codes for MSLRIISGIWKGRTLPPPHTNGTRPSTDTVRTMVFNYVTACTTIDGAIVWDLFAGTGAYGFECLSRGATACTFVDSSAIQCKKLHDFAARVNATGHDIVRGTVRDFIHSQSNNSSQPTIVFADPPYADRVCNALLNTLTSHVADSCVCVLEHGPYEFVLPHDGWTVLQHKEVGQVVFDIVQRSV; via the coding sequence ATGAGTCTGAGAATTATCAGCGGCATTTGGAAAGGACGAACGCTGCCTCCGCCGCATACCAACGGTACCAGACCCAGTACTGACACGGTTAGAACCATGGTGTTTAACTATGTAACTGCATGTACCACGATAGACGGAGCCATAGTCTGGGATTTATTTGCCGGGACCGGTGCATATGGTTTTGAATGTCTAAGCCGAGGTGCCACAGCATGTACTTTTGTGGATTCGTCTGCTATTCAGTGTAAAAAATTGCATGATTTTGCCGCCAGGGTTAATGCTACAGGCCATGATATTGTTCGTGGGACCGTACGTGATTTCATACACTCACAGAGTAACAACAGCAGCCAGCCAACCATTGTATTTGCCGATCCTCCGTATGCAGACCGGGTGTGCAATGCCCTGCTGAACACACTAACGTCGCATGTTGCTGATTCCTGCGTATGTGTCCTGGAACATGGTCCATACGAATTCGTTCTTCCGCATGACGGGTGGACGGTACTGCAACACAAGGAAGTTGGCCAGGTTGTGTTTGACATCGTACAACGATCAGTCTAA
- a CDS encoding ComEA family DNA-binding protein has translation MKRFLVTIQNETGLTRAELVIVLTIFITLAIGWLGNIMQSSQSTHTTVAVERVIDLLDSLAASTRAGSDSVVITPPSASTSRSSELGQHSRAPTTQTEPSNLFRRPVNLNKATPAQLDKLPGIGPALAGRIVAERAKAPFTSIDDLRRVKGIGAKKLEKLRPYAVAP, from the coding sequence ATGAAGCGTTTCCTGGTTACCATACAAAACGAGACAGGTCTTACCCGTGCAGAACTGGTAATTGTATTAACCATTTTTATTACACTTGCCATCGGGTGGCTTGGCAACATTATGCAGAGCAGTCAATCCACCCATACGACGGTCGCTGTTGAGCGTGTTATTGATTTGCTTGACTCGCTTGCGGCCAGTACCAGAGCTGGATCCGACTCTGTGGTCATAACTCCACCTTCGGCTTCTACCTCCCGCAGTTCCGAGTTAGGTCAGCACTCAAGAGCACCAACAACACAAACAGAACCGTCGAACCTTTTCAGGCGACCCGTTAATCTGAACAAGGCAACACCAGCACAGCTTGATAAGCTTCCTGGCATCGGCCCTGCTCTTGCCGGGAGGATTGTTGCCGAACGTGCCAAAGCCCCCTTCACATCAATTGATGACCTGCGCAGAGTGAAGGGAATTGGAGCAAAAAAACTTGAAAAGCTTCGTCCCTACGCCGTTGCACCGTAA
- the dnaJ gene encoding molecular chaperone DnaJ codes for MTKRDYYEILEVSRQATDAEIKTAYRKMAMQHHPDKNPDNPEAESKFKEAAEAYDVLSNAEKRARYDRYGHDGVRGMGGGNGAAGFTDISDIFSAFGDIFGSSVFGGAFGGRSRSGRRNRGEPGSDLRVRISLRLEEILNPVEKTIKLRHYVTCTSCSGNGSNSAGGWTQCGSCNGTGEVRQVSRSVFGQFVNISPCGACGGIGEILKTPCTECKGEGRVEGEENIQVTIPAGVATGNYLNVNGKGHAGRRGGPPGDVRVEVEVEDHEVFERQNDDVHMDLPVSFPLAALGGTIQVPSLTGPTEITIDAGTQPGAVLRLKGKGIPHVQARGKGDQYIHINVFVPTTLSATEKKTLGELSQSKHFVPPSQQKDKGFFDRVKEAFS; via the coding sequence GTGACAAAGAGAGACTATTACGAAATTCTGGAAGTGTCAAGACAGGCTACCGACGCTGAAATAAAAACGGCCTACCGGAAAATGGCAATGCAGCATCATCCGGATAAGAACCCGGATAATCCTGAAGCCGAAAGTAAATTCAAGGAAGCGGCCGAAGCGTATGATGTGTTGAGTAATGCCGAAAAGCGGGCACGGTACGACCGCTACGGTCATGATGGCGTCCGTGGTATGGGTGGCGGCAACGGTGCTGCAGGTTTTACCGACATCAGCGATATTTTCAGTGCATTTGGCGACATCTTTGGTTCCTCGGTATTTGGCGGAGCTTTTGGCGGGCGCAGCCGCTCTGGTAGGCGGAATCGCGGTGAGCCGGGATCAGACCTACGTGTTCGCATTTCACTGCGTCTTGAAGAAATCCTGAATCCTGTAGAGAAAACAATTAAACTTCGTCACTATGTTACCTGTACGTCGTGTTCCGGAAATGGAAGCAACTCGGCTGGTGGGTGGACACAGTGCGGTTCGTGTAATGGCACAGGTGAGGTGCGGCAGGTCTCCCGGTCAGTATTTGGGCAGTTTGTGAATATTTCACCATGTGGTGCCTGCGGAGGAATTGGCGAAATTCTAAAAACACCGTGTACGGAATGTAAGGGCGAGGGCAGGGTTGAGGGCGAAGAGAACATCCAGGTTACAATTCCTGCCGGAGTGGCCACTGGTAACTACCTCAATGTAAACGGTAAAGGTCATGCAGGCCGACGTGGGGGGCCGCCCGGTGATGTTCGCGTTGAGGTCGAAGTTGAAGACCACGAAGTATTTGAGCGGCAAAACGATGATGTACACATGGACCTGCCAGTATCATTTCCGCTGGCAGCGCTGGGCGGTACGATCCAGGTACCTTCGCTGACCGGGCCTACGGAAATTACTATCGACGCAGGAACCCAGCCGGGTGCCGTTCTCAGGCTAAAAGGCAAAGGAATTCCGCATGTTCAGGCCCGAGGCAAAGGCGATCAGTACATTCACATTAATGTATTTGTACCAACCACACTCTCGGCGACAGAGAAAAAAACTCTGGGTGAACTGTCACAAAGTAAACACTTTGTACCACCTTCACAGCAGAAAGACAAAGGTTTTTTTGATCGCGTGAAGGAAGCGTTTTCGTAA
- a CDS encoding nucleotide exchange factor GrpE, with translation MTNSDGQTDETNMPDNDIQEQDELAALRAEVAEWKELSIRRSAELENFRKRTATEKEYLTLYGAERFISKLLPVFDDLNKALEAAQNSPDHALLNGLQMVYNNALKVLAESGVSVIECNIGDPFDVNIHEALIHVPSDLPEGHITQIIERGYQFHDKVLRHVKVVTSSGTPQNESDVTE, from the coding sequence ATGACTAATTCCGACGGTCAGACCGATGAAACAAACATGCCGGATAACGATATTCAGGAACAGGATGAACTCGCTGCACTACGTGCTGAAGTAGCCGAATGGAAGGAGCTAAGTATCCGCCGTAGTGCAGAGCTCGAAAATTTCCGGAAACGTACGGCAACTGAAAAAGAGTATTTGACGCTATATGGCGCTGAGCGCTTTATTTCAAAACTCCTACCGGTGTTCGATGACCTGAATAAGGCATTGGAGGCTGCTCAGAATTCACCCGATCATGCGCTGCTCAATGGTTTACAGATGGTTTACAACAATGCCCTGAAGGTGTTGGCAGAATCAGGAGTGTCTGTTATTGAGTGTAATATTGGTGATCCGTTCGACGTGAATATCCATGAAGCTCTGATTCACGTGCCAAGCGACCTGCCGGAAGGCCACATTACTCAGATTATCGAGCGCGGCTATCAATTCCATGATAAGGTGCTGCGACACGTAAAGGTAGTAACATCGTCCGGAACACCACAGAACGAATCAGACGTAACGGAGTAA
- the hrcA gene encoding heat-inducible transcription repressor HrcA has protein sequence MGLYVPDDRDLNERERTILQTVIQLFVLHASPVGSRVLSRHLEKELNLSPATIRNVMADLEAMGYITHPHTSAGRMPTDKGYRFYVDTLLEFSLQPQVEQHIVDELSSKPRETLLRDASKVLGKLAKALAVVKVPKVSEALITKVELISLSSDKILVIIALDSDLIRTITLESNTVIDPTDLEVLSCFLNEKLAGKTLYSLSGILPYASADTDGPTGSLLRLFVDEVGRLSTTDTESSVHVAGAHQLLENPEFGDPARMRSVIELMENSDVIVHLVDAVPSTSGVAVRIGNELQNEQLADYSLITTMYRVGSATGSISLIGPKRMDYVHMMGLVQTVSGVLHSNLHGKVS, from the coding sequence ATGGGTTTGTATGTTCCTGATGACCGCGATCTTAACGAGCGCGAACGAACAATCCTTCAAACGGTGATTCAGCTGTTTGTCCTCCATGCGTCACCGGTAGGTTCACGCGTGCTTTCACGTCACCTGGAAAAGGAACTAAACCTAAGTCCCGCCACCATACGGAATGTTATGGCAGACCTTGAGGCAATGGGATACATTACCCATCCGCATACATCAGCGGGGCGAATGCCAACCGACAAAGGGTATCGCTTTTATGTAGACACCCTACTGGAGTTCTCGCTTCAACCTCAGGTAGAACAACATATCGTGGACGAACTCTCGAGTAAACCACGGGAAACCCTACTGAGGGATGCCTCAAAGGTATTGGGGAAGCTAGCCAAGGCACTGGCTGTTGTTAAGGTTCCCAAAGTTTCAGAGGCACTGATCACCAAGGTGGAACTCATCTCCCTTTCGTCTGATAAAATTCTTGTTATTATTGCTCTGGATAGTGACCTTATTCGTACAATCACACTAGAGTCAAACACCGTCATTGACCCCACTGACCTAGAAGTCTTAAGTTGTTTTCTTAACGAGAAGCTCGCAGGTAAAACACTGTATTCACTGTCCGGTATCCTGCCGTATGCATCTGCTGATACCGACGGCCCAACCGGCAGCCTGCTTCGGTTGTTTGTGGACGAAGTGGGAAGACTTTCTACCACTGATACCGAATCAAGCGTTCATGTTGCGGGAGCACATCAGCTGTTGGAGAATCCGGAATTTGGTGATCCGGCACGGATGCGCAGCGTCATCGAACTGATGGAAAATTCGGATGTTATCGTGCACCTTGTAGATGCCGTCCCCTCAACCAGCGGTGTTGCTGTTCGGATTGGGAATGAATTACAAAACGAACAGCTGGCAGACTACAGCCTGATCACTACAATGTATCGTGTAGGTTCAGCCACCGGATCGATTTCACTGATTGGTCCAAAACGTATGGACTACGTTCACATGATGGGCTTGGTTCAAACGGTGAGTGGAGTTTTGCACAGCAACCTTCATGGCAAGGTGTCATAA